From a single Agrobacterium tumefaciens genomic region:
- a CDS encoding carph-isopro domain-containing protein — translation MDTTPTLTIAEIISRAGGPKAIADASRLTADPFSKDAVYKWAKGGIPDRHWPIIIALTHLEVSAIYSANLAARGNVFPQLFHEAVE, via the coding sequence ATGGACACGACGCCGACTCTCACAATTGCTGAAATCATCAGCCGCGCTGGCGGACCCAAAGCAATTGCGGACGCGAGCCGGTTGACTGCCGATCCCTTCTCGAAGGATGCGGTTTACAAGTGGGCTAAAGGCGGGATTCCAGATCGCCATTGGCCAATTATTATCGCGCTTACCCATCTGGAAGTTTCGGCGATCTATTCGGCAAATCTCGCGGCGAGGGGCAACGTCTTTCCGCAGCTTTTTCATGAGGCCGTAGAATGA